CCTGGGCTCACCACGCTGTCAAGCACCATCCGCCCGACCCGCGAGGGGAACTCGGCGGCGTAGTCGCCACCCAGGTAGCTGCCGTAGGAAACGCCGAGGAAGTTCAGCCGTGGCTGGCGCAGGGCTTGGCGGATCCGGTCCATGTCCCGCGCGGTGTTGGCGGTGTTGATGTACGGCAGTACCGGGCCGCTGTGCCGCTGGCAGTCGGCGGCCATGCGTTGCAGGCGGCCGAGGTGGTCGCGTTCCTCGGCCGCAGTGGTCGGCACCGGGTCCGGAGCGGGATGCTGGAACAGCCCGCCCAACGGTCCACAGTCGACCGGATTGCTCGCGCCGACGCCGCGCGGATCGAAACCGACGATGTCGTACGAACGCCGAACCGCTTCCGGCATCTTGGCCCGTTTGGCGGCGGCGTAGTCGAGACCGGCGCCGCCGGGCCCTCCGGGGTTGACTAGCAGCGCGCCGCGGTACTCCGCGGGCGTGCCGGATGCTCTGATGCGACTGATCGCGATCGGGATCTGCCGTCCGCCAGGCGCGGTGTAGTCGAGCGGCACGGAGATCGTCGCGCACTCGACCGCGGGGTCGGTAGGACAGGGGGCGAAGCGCAATGGCTCGGCCGCGTCGCTGGGCGGTGCGCTGAGGAGCGGGACGGCTAGGGCGGTCGCGAGCCCCAAGCGGAGCGATTTGATCACAGTCGGTCACTTTCGATTCATACTTAAGGACGAATTGCGAGCTTTGTTGAAAACGATTATCATCGCCGACCGTTGTGCACAACCATCCGAAGGGAGTCGGCGTGGGCCACCTGTTGTTGGTGGAAAGCTGGGTCGGTGCGATGAGCACGTTGTTGCCGCGGGGCATCAGGGAGGGCGGCCACCGGTTCAGCTTCGTCACTCGCGACCTCCAGCACTACCTGCGTGCCAAGCCCACCGCCGGGCCACATCCGTTGCTGGGCGCGGACAATTTGCTCACCGTCGAAACCAACGACGTGCCGCGACTCCTGGACCACCTGAAACGCCTGCACCCGGTTCTCGGGTTCGACGGGGTACTGACGTCCTGCGACTACTACCTGGCGGCGGCCGCGCGGGCCGCCGAACGACTGGGGCTGCCGGGGGCGCCTCCGGAAGCCGTCGAGCGGGCGTGCTCGAAGGACCTCACCCGCCGGGCCCTGCGCGACGCCGGCGTGCCGGGGCCCGCATTCGCCCTCGCCGAGACCGCCTCCGGTCTGGAGGAAGCCGCCGAAGCGCTGGGATATCCCCTGGTCGTCAAGCCGGTCGACCTGTGCGCCGGCATGTTCGTGCGCAGAGTGGACGGTCCGGCGCAGTTACGCGAAGCCCACGCGGCCCTGCAGGGCTTCCCGGTGAACGCACGCGGACAGCGGCGAAATCCGCTCGTGCTGCTGGAGGAACTGCTCACCGGGCCGGAGGTGAGCGTGGAAACGGTGACCTTCCAGGGGCAGACCACGGTCGTCGGCGTGACGGACAAGAGTGTCGCCGGTGCGCCGTGGTTCGTCGAAACCGGGCACATGTTCCCGGCTGCGCTCGATTCCGGCACGGCGGAAACCGTGTCGGAAACGGCCGTAGCGGCCATCGAAGCGCTCGGGCTGGACAACGCCGTCGGGCACACCGAGATCAAGCTCACGCCGCAGGGGCCGCGCGTTGTCGAGGTGAACCCGCGCCCGGCCGGCAATCAGATCACCGAGCTCGTGCGGCGAGTGACCGGCATCGATCTGGCCGCCGTCTACGCCCAGATCGCCCTGGGAGAAAAGCCGGATCTGCACCGGTTCGACACCGGTGCGGCCAGCGCGGCCGTGTCGTTCCTGCTCCCGCCGCGCGAAGGAACGATCAGCGAGATCGGCGGGACCGATGCGCTCGCTGCCGATCCGGCGGTGGTGGACTGGGCGGTCAAGGACACCGGGCATCGG
The sequence above is a segment of the Saccharopolyspora phatthalungensis genome. Coding sequences within it:
- a CDS encoding ATP-grasp domain-containing protein; its protein translation is MGHLLLVESWVGAMSTLLPRGIREGGHRFSFVTRDLQHYLRAKPTAGPHPLLGADNLLTVETNDVPRLLDHLKRLHPVLGFDGVLTSCDYYLAAAARAAERLGLPGAPPEAVERACSKDLTRRALRDAGVPGPAFALAETASGLEEAAEALGYPLVVKPVDLCAGMFVRRVDGPAQLREAHAALQGFPVNARGQRRNPLVLLEELLTGPEVSVETVTFQGQTTVVGVTDKSVAGAPWFVETGHMFPAALDSGTAETVSETAVAAIEALGLDNAVGHTEIKLTPQGPRVVEVNPRPAGNQITELVRRVTGIDLAAVYAQIALGEKPDLHRFDTGAASAAVSFLLPPREGTISEIGGTDALAADPAVVDWAVKDTGHRAGSATSNNHYLGHVMVTSRRDGAARAHAESLVADLDVRYAVEVDA